In the genome of Thermus antranikianii DSM 12462, the window TACCTCGGTCAGATCTACCTGGCCCTGGGGGATGCCCAGAAGGCCAAAAGCCGCCTCACGGTGGCGGTGCGCCTCGAGCCCAAGCGGGCCGAGTACCGATACCAGCTCTGCCTGGCCAACGAGAAGCTGGGGGACAAGGAGGGTGCCCGCTACCAGTGCCAGGAGGCTTTAAAGCTGAGGCCTGGCTACAAGGAGGCGGAGGAGGTGCTTAGGCGCCTGTAGGGTACTGGGTGGGGAAAATGTAACGGATGGCCTCCTGGCTTCCAGTGCCAGGAGTAACCTTTATTGAGGATGTGGAGGTTTGAAGGGGGTCGCTTTCAGGAGGAGGCCTATTCTTTGCCGGAGGAGGAGCGATTCCTCCTTTTGGTGAACGGCAGGCCCTGGGCTTCCTTCAGCTATACCCCTGGGGATGAGGTCTACCTCGCCCTAGGCCATCTCTTCCTGAGCGGGGTGCTCTCGGGCCTCGAGGGGGTGCGCTGGTTAGTGGGCGAAGGGGTGGTGGCCGTGGACCTGCCGGGGGATCCCGAGAGGGGGGTGGGGGTGCGGGATAGCGGTTGCGCTGCGGGGCTACGGTATGGTGAACCCAGGCTTTCTCCCTTGCCGAAGGTACCCCTGGATCCCGAACTGCCCCTAGAGCTCATGGCCCAACTGCGCCAGCATGCGGTGCGCTACGCCCGGACCCGGGGTATACATGGAGCGGCCCTCTTTGACCTTTCTGGGCGGCTTCTCTACGTCAACGAGGATATCGGTCGCCACAACGCTGTGGACCGCCTGGCGGGGTACATGCTCCTAGAGGGTGTGCGGCCTCCCGTGCTCTTGGCGGTAACCGGCAGGGTGAGCCAGGAGATGGCGGGAAAGGCCATCGGCATGGGGGCGGTGCTCCTGGCGAGCCGGACGGGGGCCACCCTTCCTGCCGTAAACCTAGCGCGCCACTATGGCCTGGCTTTGGCGGCCTACGTGCGCCCAACAGGCTACCGCCTCTACGCCCCAGGCGGTATGCCAGTGCCCGAGGGAGTCCTCAGGCCTTAGGCTCTTCCTTCTTTTCCTCGCCCTCCTGAAGGCCCTTTTTGAACTCCCTGGCCGACTGGCCAATGCCCCGGGCCAGCTCGGGAAGCTTCTTGGCGCCGAAGAGGAGGAGGATGACGAGAAGGATGAGGAGGATTTCCACCGGACCTAAGCGCATGGGGCCATTGTAGCATGCCTTGACCCTCTTAGGGTCAAGTGTTATCGTGGCCTCTGGGGTGGCCTTAGGCCCCGGGGCGTAGCGCAGGCCGGTAGCGCACCTGCTTTGGGAGCAGGGGGTCGCCCGTTCAAATCGGGCCGCCCCGACCACGCGGGAGTAGCTCAGGTTGGTAGAGCATCGGCCTTCCAAGCCGAGGGTCGCGGGTTCGAGTCCCGTCTCCCGCTCCAGATGGCCGGGGTGGGGCTTCACCCCGGCCTTGCTTATGGGCCCGTAGCTCAGTGGACAGAGCAGCCGCCTTCTAAGCGGTAGGTCGGGGGTTCGAATCCCTCCGGGCCCGCCACCTTCTGAAGGCAAAGCTTCCGCACTCGGAAGCTTAGGAATGGGTCAAGCTGACCCCCATACTTGACCCCCAAAGGAAGGGCAAACCTCTCCCCCGGCCTCGAGGCCGGGGGGCGGTTTTGGGGGTCAGCTTTAGGGGTCAGGCCTGAGGCCTGGGGCCCGCCACCAGGTCCTCCGGGTCAAAGGTCCAGGCCTCCCTCTCCCGGGCCAGCAGGTGGCGGTAAATGTCCAGCGTGATGGAGGGCCGCGCATGGCCCAGGCGGGCCGCCACCACCTCCGGCGGTGCCCCTTCGGCCAGGAGCATGGAGGCGAAGGTGTGCCGGAGGTCGTGGGGCCGTATGGGGGGCAGGCCCACACGGGCCACAATCTTCCGAAGGGCGTGGGCCAGGCTATGGGGGTTGAGGGGCTGGGAGGGGTCCTTGGCGCTCGGGAACACCCAGGCCTCCCGAAGGTCCAGGGGGTCCATACCCGTTTCCACCAGGGCCTCCCACCGGGCCCGCAAGTGCTCCAGGGTCTTGGGGGGAACGGGAATGGTGCGCAGGCTGGAGGGGGTCTTGGGGGCGGTGAGAAGCCCTTTGCCTCCGAGGTTGGTCCAGGCCCGGCGCACGGCCAGGGTCCCCGCCCTAAAGTCCAGGTCCCCCCACTTGAGCCCCAGGGCCTCCCCAGGCCGGAGGCCCACCGCCAGGCAAAGGCGCAGGGCCGTGCCTACCTCCC includes:
- the tatA gene encoding twin-arginine translocase TatA/TatE family subunit; amino-acid sequence: MRLGPVEILLILLVILLLFGAKKLPELARGIGQSAREFKKGLQEGEEKKEEPKA
- a CDS encoding tyrosine-type recombinase/integrase, with amino-acid sequence MPKKGLKARKRKDGRWEVRPYLREPDGRYRRVSVFGKTAEEALRKARELVAQHEKGLLPAKSAATLAAFAEGWLARKRATLAPKTFVNYQREVGYLLAHLGEKRLQAIRPADIREALDRMAAQGLGPRAIRKALTHLRAIFREALALEVVHRDPTASIRLEAPTRRTAGRTLEPHEVAALLQALDAWPTWEVGTALRLCLAVGLRPGEALGLKWGDLDFRAGTLAVRRAWTNLGGKGLLTAPKTPSSLRTIPVPPKTLEHLRARWEALVETGMDPLDLREAWVFPSAKDPSQPLNPHSLAHALRKIVARVGLPPIRPHDLRHTFASMLLAEGAPPEVVAARLGHARPSITLDIYRHLLAREREAWTFDPEDLVAGPRPQA
- a CDS encoding formate dehydrogenase accessory sulfurtransferase FdhD, which gives rise to MWRFEGGRFQEEAYSLPEEERFLLLVNGRPWASFSYTPGDEVYLALGHLFLSGVLSGLEGVRWLVGEGVVAVDLPGDPERGVGVRDSGCAAGLRYGEPRLSPLPKVPLDPELPLELMAQLRQHAVRYARTRGIHGAALFDLSGRLLYVNEDIGRHNAVDRLAGYMLLEGVRPPVLLAVTGRVSQEMAGKAIGMGAVLLASRTGATLPAVNLARHYGLALAAYVRPTGYRLYAPGGMPVPEGVLRP